The window agtagtagtagtagcagtattCAGACTCCTAGTGCGGGTCCCAGgcctggataaatggggagggttgcatcaggaagggtatCTGGGGTAAAATCTTGGCCAGTCAATCACAAAGAGTGAGGTTTCCACACCGGATCGGTCTTGGCTCCGGGTAACAACGACCAGCTCAGGTACTGTTGGCCAGCAGGGTGCCGATGGAAACTATGATGCTGTTGGCTGAAGATGAGATTGGACATGTGAGCAGGTTGGACAGGATTaaaaatgagtccatcagaggggcggctcagagtcagagaggctgagatggtttggacacatGCAGGGTGGAGATACTGGAGATGGAGCTACAGGCAGGAGGacaggaagacctcagaggaggttcatggatgcagtgaagaaggacatgcagagggttggagtgTCAgtggaggatgctgggatagagTGAGATTGGGAGGGATGGGGGTGGAGCTTAAATACTGTCACATGTAGCATCAGACTGTATTGATGTGAAGATTGTCTCTGCTTCAATGAAATTGATTTTTGTGcgtttttgtgtttgcaggtgAAGAGCAGTCTGCAGCTGAAGCCGACGGCGGCTCTGCTCACTGAAAAGACGAACGCAGGTAACAGCTGATGTGGTTTTATCGATGCTGAGGGGTTAAAAACTCAGCGGCGGGCGATTTTCTAGCTTTAACCACTTCCTGTCTCTGAGCAGACGACGATGCAGGCGACAGTCTGCTGTCAGAGTTTTCCTCTCGAGGCAAGACGGCAGACCTCGTCAGCCTCAGCGACTCCGAAGACGAGTACGTGCAGAAGGCCGAGAAGGAGCTGTGAGTCCGAAACCCGGATCCTTCCTGAGTCGCTCTAAAACGTTATCGTGAGTTTAACTTGGATCTGTTGCTCTGCGTTCTCTCCTTATTTCAGAGAAGCTCCCCGCTGTCCGTCTCCTCCCCCTCCGGAGAGTCCAGTAAAGAAACAGTCCAGGAAGGTGAAACAGAAGCTCAGGTGAGTCTGCCTCTGCAGACTTCCATTTCCTCAGGCTTTggttaaatttaatatttttggagTAAAGGCCAGACTTTGTATATCGGACAGAAATTTAAGCTAAAGTTAAAAACACGAgctgtttcagtttgtttcatttctgtttccGCCTCAGTGAGATCGACCGGAAGCTCCGGGCAGTGAactccctcctctctcagaGTCCTAGTGAGGAGGGACGGCGGTCTAGACGGCGCCGAGGACCCCCGATCCGTCATCCTGAGGAAGAGCAGTTGGACAACGATGACGATATCATCATCGTGAGCCCTGCGCCGGAACCAGAGAGCTCGGCGTACAGCTCCTCGGTGCGAGAGATCCCGCTAAAGGTCCGCTGCAGGACCGAAGTCCACAAGCTCCCGGTGCTGTCGGTATGTACAGGTAACGGCTGCAGAGGTTATTAAAGGGCCACTGTGCAGCTTTTCACCTGGCATTCTTCTTTTTAAGCCCCGCCTCCAAAGCAGTCGGGGTCAAACGGATCCAGCAGTACGGTCCCAGAGCATTCTGGGTGTTTTTAGCTTCAAGAACGGTCCTCCATTAACCAAATGTCCGTTTTAGTGTCCTGTcagtaataaaaacacaatttattttatttttttagtcaaCGCCTTTAAGCGAAGTGGTGACACAGCTGTCCGTCATCCTAAACGTCCCGCCTCCTCGCCTCCTGCtgctgagggaggaagaggagctgcCGACGAGCTTCACTGTCAGCGAGCTCGGCCTCGGCATCGCCGACATCATAGGTGAGTCACATGATACGCAGGtgagtgaaaacacagacactTCGTACGTATGCAGTCAGTGACATCATGACtgaattaaaatccactgtggagGTGAAACGTGGACCTGATGGTgattcatgcaaagctgctctgatgGAGTCCCAGAATAAAAACACCAggtggaaaatgttttttttctttgcgtGTTCAGAGTGCGTGGTCATGGCGGCGGAGGATAGAAGCCAATCGAACGACGGCAGCGGCGTCATCACCGTGAAGCTGCAGAGCAAAGACCGACACTCTCCTCAGGAGTTCTCTCTGCACAGAGTTCGTACCTCCTCCTGTTCTTCTCTCCATCAGCTGTTTAACCACCAGTGATGTAACGATTGACCTCTTTGTTCTTCAGGAGGCGCCGCTGAGGTCCATCTTCGCCCAGTACGTGTCCAAGATGTCCGGCAGCCATCAGCAGACGGTCCGCTTCCATTTCGACGGCTCCAAAGTGACGGGCAGCCAGACGCCGGCTCAGCTTGACATGGAGGACGGCGACATCATCGAAGTCTGGGTCTGAGTCTCGTTTCAGCCGAGACGCTCGTTCCGTTTGTTTCAAAGgtcactttatttttcacactgCAGATAACGAGCATGAATTaataaaaggacagaaaaaaccAAGTGTCCAAATCAGATCATCGTCGCTGTACCTTTAATTTTAACGTTTCTGTGACTGCACTGACacctcttcctgtttttgtgtgtttatttttattaaaattgataataaagtttaaataaactgtATTCACATCATTTCCATGTGTGAGAATATGATTAAAAACCTGATGTGAACTCCACCTGTAAAAAAACACTCATTTAAACATGGCCGCCATCGAGCCATCAATATGAGCAGGGAAGagaactgtatataaaagatggacacaccctaacccttcagctgatccaaaatgctgcagctagagtactgacagggactagaaagagagagcagatttctcccatattggcttctcttcattggctccctgttaaatacagaatagaatttaaaattcttctcctcacatacaaggtcttgaataatcaggccccatcttatctcaaagacctcatagtcccatatcaccccaacagagcacttggctctcagactgctggcttacttgtggttcctaggatacttaagagtagaatgggaggcagagccttcagctttcaggcccctcttctgtggaaccagctcccagcttggattcaggagacagacaccctctctatttttaagattaggcttaaaactttcctttatgatcaagcttatagttagggctggatcaggtgaccctgaaccctcccttagttatgctgctataggcctaggctgctggggggttcccataatgcactgtgtttcttttcattcaccttatttactctgtttatactccactctgcatttaatcattagttattattaatctctggctctcccctcagcagatgactgcccctcccctttttccttcccactgtcaccaagtgctgctcatagggggtcgttttgactgttgggttttccctgtatatttttagggtctttacctacaatacaaagcgccttgaggcgactgcttgtGATTTGTcgctaaataaacaaaattacactgaattgtttttttctcagcatCGTTCGAGATAAAGTCAAGAAACATTATTGAAGCTGCATCTCCATCCAGTCACATTAAGGCTGACTTTAAACTACGAGCTAATTCTCACTGTTTACTTTCATAACTTTTCAACACAACATAATGTAAACATCCGCTAACGGACTGGTTGGATCACGTGACCGTGGGTCATGTGAGCTGCGGAGCCTCAGCGGTCGTCAGAGCTGTCATGGCGGCGGTAAAGAAGGATCTTCCTTGAAGAGTTAAGCTGTAAACgtctcatttattttaacatttttttagcCCGACGCACAGTTCGTGTTCCCGGGAAGAGCTGCTGTTTGAGGGCGTCAGCATGGCGCTCACACGCTGCTGAGAGGACCACAGGATTCGGATAGAGTGAAGAAGAAGCGTCGGCCTGACTCATCCTCACAGGTAAACAGCAGCAGCGGTCCGCTACGGCCCGAGTCCCGGCCGGGGGTCGCTCTGCCCCGCAGATAAACGAGCTAATTTAGCGCGGCTTTGATTtgggatgtttttattttactcctCTCGCGCTGATCAGCGCCGATGTGATTTCCTGTAAACGAAACCAAACGCAGGAGTGCTTATCTTTAAAATCTCAATTGCAACAAAACGCTTAATTACTTAATGAATTACTCTAAACATTCACCGAATTTATCAAGATCTTTAAATGTCAGAGCTCTGCTGCTACACACCAACAGAAACGTTTGCTGTGaactaaaattaataaaatatcaatTTTCTGAATGAAGCCTGGTGTGCGGCTCTGTCTGTGCagcttaattaatttaaaaaccaCCGCTTTTAGTGGGTGATGTGTTTGCCGAATTTACCCGCAGGTCCCTGAACGTCTCCCGtcattttaatatcagacaCAGTAACACGTTTATTGTGCTGAAACGAAGCCAAAAGTCCCTGAAATGTGAGTTTGGACCCACATTTCTGAGCTGTGTAATAACAGAGCCCGGTCCACCACCAGGCCCATTAAAAGCTCAATCATATTTCAGCAGCTTCAAAGTTTGATGGCACAGAAAGCTGAGATCGTCCTGAATCATGTTTAACTGCTTTTGTCCTGCGCAGCATTTTCTGCTCTTCTCTGTTTTAAAACTGATCAGAAGATTCACTGAAAGGCTCTTCCAACGATTTGAAGGTAACTTAAATCACCTGGAAAATGTTTGAGTGCAGTTCATGTCGCAGTAATGATGAGTGTATCAGAAGATTCCTGTTAGATTCAAGTTTATCAGCCAAACATAAACTGTGATATTTGAATGAGtctgcaggggggggggggtgggggggcgtCCTGCTGGCACAAACCCAGCAGCTCCTTTAAAGTCCATACGTCACAGGTTGTTTACAGAGGGGAGCTTGTTGTTTGTTGGTGCACACGCAGCACCTGAAGCTCCGCTCAAAGGTGAGctctgaacagcagagatcagcTGACGGGTTCTTTGTTGGGCAGAATTCAAACAGGAACAGGTGAGTTTAACACACCTGTAACTACGTCAGGTTACCTGAGTGCAGCTTTCTGTAATGTAACGTTGGTGCAGTGGTTTCATCATTTTTGTAACTTTAGTGTTTTCGTGCTGTGAAATATGAAGATGTTCATCACAGCAGCAAGTCTTTATatgtaagagagagaaaagcagccaatcagaacagGAGGAGGGTTTTTGTTAACCTCCATCTGTGTAAGCACTCAGCATCAGAGTTACAGCAGACTGATGAGCTCATA is drawn from Archocentrus centrarchus isolate MPI-CPG fArcCen1 chromosome 8, fArcCen1, whole genome shotgun sequence and contains these coding sequences:
- the nfatc2ip gene encoding NFATC2-interacting protein isoform X1, which translates into the protein MFRSSLGVPSCEAQVTKPPPKRRRILDPSAIVPVPVYSNKVKSSLQLKPTAALLTEKTNADDDAGDSLLSEFSSRGKTADLVSLSDSEDEYVQKAEKELEAPRCPSPPPPESPVKKQSRKVKQKLSEIDRKLRAVNSLLSQSPSEEGRRSRRRRGPPIRHPEEEQLDNDDDIIIVSPAPEPESSAYSSSVREIPLKVRCRTEVHKLPVLSSTPLSEVVTQLSVILNVPPPRLLLLREEEELPTSFTVSELGLGIADIIECVVMAAEDRSQSNDGSGVITVKLQSKDRHSPQEFSLHREAPLRSIFAQYVSKMSGSHQQTVRFHFDGSKVTGSQTPAQLDMEDGDIIEVWV
- the nfatc2ip gene encoding NFATC2-interacting protein isoform X2, which gives rise to MAETVPSCEAQVTKPPPKRRRILDPSAIVPVPVYSNKVKSSLQLKPTAALLTEKTNADDDAGDSLLSEFSSRGKTADLVSLSDSEDEYVQKAEKELEAPRCPSPPPPESPVKKQSRKVKQKLSEIDRKLRAVNSLLSQSPSEEGRRSRRRRGPPIRHPEEEQLDNDDDIIIVSPAPEPESSAYSSSVREIPLKVRCRTEVHKLPVLSSTPLSEVVTQLSVILNVPPPRLLLLREEEELPTSFTVSELGLGIADIIECVVMAAEDRSQSNDGSGVITVKLQSKDRHSPQEFSLHREAPLRSIFAQYVSKMSGSHQQTVRFHFDGSKVTGSQTPAQLDMEDGDIIEVWV